ACCAGATCCTCAAGCAGATCCTCGAGGGTCAGGAGGCCGGCTGTTCCGCCGTACTCGTCCACCACCACGGCCAGCTTGGACTGACCTTTGCCGAAGGCGGCCAGGAGATCGCGCGCCCTCATGGTGGCGGGCACGAAGAGCGGTTGGCGACGGATCTCGTCGAGGGTGGCCGGCAATTGGAAGAGGTCCCGCGCCGTGATGTAGCCCGTGATGCTGTCCAGATCCCGCCGGTAAAGCGGCAGGGCGGATTTGCCCTCTCGATGGATCAACTCGGCCGCCAGGGCTGGTGAAGCATCGGCGGGCAGGGCCAGCAGTTCGGTGCGCGGGGTCATCAATTCGCCCAGGCGACGCTGCCGCAGGTGCAGGGCGCGCCGGATCATGCGGTGCTCGCGCTGGCCCAGGTCCTCGCTCAGTTGATGCAGCTGGGCCCGCAGCTGGTGGGCCTCGCGCTCCGGCTGACCCGGCAGCAGGCGGGTGAAGAGGGCGACGGGGGCGCTGATGGGCTTCAGCAACAGGTGAATGCCTTGCAGAGGCAGGGCCAGGGCGGGAAAGAGCCGGTGGGAGCGGCCATGGATCAAGCCTTTGGGCAGGGCCTCGCCTCCCACGGTCAGCAGGATGGTGGCGGCCAGACCGGTCACCCACTCCGGCCATCCCAAGTGCAGGCCGACCAGGGTCGCGATCGTGGCGAAGCTGATGTTGGACAAGTTGTTCGCCACCAGCAGGGTGACGAGCAGCGAGTCGGGCCGCCGATGCCAGGCGGCGGTCCACGCGGCGCCGGCCCGCCCCTGGCGCAGCCAGATCAGCACATGGCTGCGTCCCAGTCCGGTGAAGGCCAGCTCCGAGGCGGAGAGGAAGCCCGACAGGAGCAGGGTGACAGCCAGGGCGGCCAATCCGTTCAAGAGGTCCACATCGCCCCCTGTCCCTGCAGGATCTCGCGCAGCTCGTCCATCAGTGTTGCTCGTGCCGTGCTGGGCACTTGGATGTCCAGTTGCAGTTCCTCGCCGCTGACAAGGTTCACCTCGCGGGCGCCGTGGCGTGCCAACAGGCGCCGCACACGGGTCATCCGGGAGTAGGGAATGCGCAGGTGCAGCGGCTGGCAGTCCGTCACCAGGCTCCGCTGGCAGGAGGCCAGGGCGCCCGTCGCCGCGCTGCCGTAGGCGCGCGCCAGTCCGCCCGTGCCCAGCTTGATGCCGCCGAACCAGCGCACCACCACGACCAGGACGTTGGACAGGCCGCTCCCGTCGATGGCCCGCAGGATGGGCTGGCCGGCCGAGCCGGATGGCTCGCCGTCGTCACCGCAGCCCCAGGCTGGTTCACGTCCCGGGTGTCCGGTCCGCCAGGCATGACAGTGATGGGTGGCCTTGTGATGTTCCAATCTGGCCTGCGCCAGGAGGCGGACCGCCTCCCCGGCCTCGGCGATGGGATGGACGAGCGCCAGGAAGCGCGAGCGCTCCACCCGCTCCTCCCACTGGGCCGGCGCGCCGGGAACAGGAAAACTGTCGGGGGATGGGTCAGGCTGGTCCATGGGCTTCCACCGGCGCCCCGCCCTCTGTCCGGCGGTGGGAGAACTGCTCCAGCCCCTCGCGGGCGGCGGCCTGCTCGGCCTTCTTCTTGCTGGCGCCCGTGCCCCGGCCCAAGGGCTGATCATCCACCAGCACCTCCACCACGAAGAACTTGCTGTGGTCGGGACCCACCTCCTCCACCACCTTGTAGACGGGGTTGCCACCGCCGTGGCTCTGGCTCAGTTCCAACAGCAGGCTCTTGTAGTTGCGATTGTCACGACTGGCCTGGGTGAGGTCCAGACCCTCCAGGACCTGGCGCCGGATGAAGTCCTCGGCCGCGGGCAGGCCACCGTCGAGGTAGATGGCGCCGAGCAGGGCCTCGAAGGCGTCCTCCAGGATGGAAGGCCGCTGACGGCCTCCAGTTCGATCCTCTGATTCGGAGAGAAGCAGGTGGCGGCCCAGGCCGATCTCGCCGGCCAGTCTGACCAAGAAGGGACCTGAGACGATGATGGACTTGAGCTTGGTCAACTCCCCCTCTTTCTTTTCCGGATACTTCAGGAAGAGGTGGTGGCTGACGCAGAGGTCCAGCACGGCATCGCCCAGGAACTCCAATCGCTCGTTGGAGGCGACGCGCGGACCCGTTTGTTGACCCGAATGGCTGCGGTGGGTCAGGGCAAGATGCAGCAGCTCGGGCTGCCGGAAGGTGTAGCCGATGGCCGTCTCCAGCCCGCTGGCGCCTTGGACCGGCCGGCCGCGGGTCAGCCAGGAGAGCAGTTTCATGCCGTCCAGCGCGAGAGGAGAAGGCTGGCGTTGTGGCCCCCGAAACCAAAGGTGTTGGAGATGGCATGTCGCAGCGGCATGGTCCGGGCCCGCGTGACTATGGGCAGCACCAGCTCCGGGTCCGGATTGTCCAGGTTGATGGTGGGCGGCACCACTCCATGGCGCAGAGCCAGGGCCGCGGCCAGGCATTCGATGGCTCCGGCGGCGCCGAGCAGATGGCCGGTCATGGACTTGGTGCTGTTGATGGCCAGATGCGGCCCATGCCCGCCGAACACGCGGGCGATGCCCTGGATCTCCGCCATGTCCCCGGCCGGAGTGCTGGTGCCGTGGGTGTTGATGTGGTCGATGTCCTCGGCGGGCAGGCCGGCATCCGCAAGGGCCATGCGCATGGCCCGCTGGGCCCCTTCGCCCTCCGGCGCAGGTGCCGTCAGATGGTGGGCGTCCGCCGTGAAGCCCAGTCCGCTGATCTCGGCCAGGATGTCGGCCCCCCGCTCCAGCGCCAGGTCCAGACGCTCGATGACGAACATGACGGCGCCCTCGCCCATCACGAAACCGTCGCGGTCCCGGTCGAAGGGACGGCTGGCGCGCTTTGGCTCCTCGTTGCGCGTGGACATGGCCTGCAGGGCGTTGAAACCGCCGATGCCCAGGGGCGTGATGGCCGCCTCGGCCCCGCCCGTCAGCACCCGGTCCGCCTGTCCGCAGCGGATGGCCTGCACAGCGCAGCCGATGGCGTGGGACGAGGAGGCGCAGGCGCTCACCGTGCCGAAGTTGGGTCCCTTCAAGCCCCATTTCATGGCGATCTGCCCGGGCAGGATGTCGGATATCATCATGGGGATGAACATGGGCGGGATGCGGCCCGGCCCCTTCTCCACCAGCTGGGTGTGGGCATCCTCGATGGACATGAGGCCGCCGATGCCCGAGGCGGTGATGACCCCGAAGCGATCCAGGTCCACGGCGGCAAGGTCCAGGCCCGACTGCTCCAGCGCCATCTGGGCCGCCACCATCCCGTATTGGCAGAAAGGGTCCATCCGCCGCTGCTCGGGCTTGCGCAGCCACTGCCCCGCGTCAAAGCCCTTCAGCTCGCAGGCGATCCGGGTGGCATGGAGGGACGCATCGAAGCGGGTGATGGGTCCGGCGCCGCTGCAACCCTCCACCAGGGCCTGCCAGAAGCTGTCCAGCCCCTGGCCGATGGGGCTCAGCACGCCCGTCCCGGTGATCACCACCCGCACCCCGCCTGGCTGTGCCATTGTCCTCTCCCTCTCTGCCCGCGGTTGCCCGCTCTTCACAAAGGAGGCGCTGTCCATGGCGGCCAGCGCCTCGTCGCTTCTTGACCGATCCAAGGCGGCGTCGCCGGGAAGGTGACCTAGCCGACCTGCTTGTCCAGGAAGGCACAGACCGCGCCCACCGTCGTCAGGGACTGGGCCGTCTCATCGGTGATCTCCAGGTCGTACTCCTTCTCCAACATGTCGATGAGTTCGAACTTGGCGATGCTGTCGGCCCCCAGGTCGTTGTCGAAGGAGGCTTCCATGGTCACCTTGGAGGCGTCGTCCAAGTCAAGGACGT
This genomic window from bacterium contains:
- a CDS encoding hemolysin family protein, with the protein product MDLLNGLAALAVTLLLSGFLSASELAFTGLGRSHVLIWLRQGRAGAAWTAAWHRRPDSLLVTLLVANNLSNISFATIATLVGLHLGWPEWVTGLAATILLTVGGEALPKGLIHGRSHRLFPALALPLQGIHLLLKPISAPVALFTRLLPGQPEREAHQLRAQLHQLSEDLGQREHRMIRRALHLRQRRLGELMTPRTELLALPADASPALAAELIHREGKSALPLYRRDLDSITGYITARDLFQLPATLDEIRRQPLFVPATMRARDLLAAFGKGQSKLAVVVDEYGGTAGLLTLEDLLEDLVGAIDDEHDKAQRSLIPLADGRFFVSARLRLDIFAEGTGLQLPTEAADTLGGWVVEQLGRIPAEGERLLLPPLEVSIVSATPRHLRHVIVQHVPSRGNGEGQDQDGQPGSPHASTPSAPSLE
- a CDS encoding YigZ family protein, whose protein sequence is MDQPDPSPDSFPVPGAPAQWEERVERSRFLALVHPIAEAGEAVRLLAQARLEHHKATHHCHAWRTGHPGREPAWGCGDDGEPSGSAGQPILRAIDGSGLSNVLVVVVRWFGGIKLGTGGLARAYGSAATGALASCQRSLVTDCQPLHLRIPYSRMTRVRRLLARHGAREVNLVSGEELQLDIQVPSTARATLMDELREILQGQGAMWTS
- the rnc gene encoding ribonuclease III, whose translation is MKLLSWLTRGRPVQGASGLETAIGYTFRQPELLHLALTHRSHSGQQTGPRVASNERLEFLGDAVLDLCVSHHLFLKYPEKKEGELTKLKSIIVSGPFLVRLAGEIGLGRHLLLSESEDRTGGRQRPSILEDAFEALLGAIYLDGGLPAAEDFIRRQVLEGLDLTQASRDNRNYKSLLLELSQSHGGGNPVYKVVEEVGPDHSKFFVVEVLVDDQPLGRGTGASKKKAEQAAAREGLEQFSHRRTEGGAPVEAHGPA
- the fabF gene encoding beta-ketoacyl-ACP synthase II, with translation MAQPGGVRVVITGTGVLSPIGQGLDSFWQALVEGCSGAGPITRFDASLHATRIACELKGFDAGQWLRKPEQRRMDPFCQYGMVAAQMALEQSGLDLAAVDLDRFGVITASGIGGLMSIEDAHTQLVEKGPGRIPPMFIPMMISDILPGQIAMKWGLKGPNFGTVSACASSSHAIGCAVQAIRCGQADRVLTGGAEAAITPLGIGGFNALQAMSTRNEEPKRASRPFDRDRDGFVMGEGAVMFVIERLDLALERGADILAEISGLGFTADAHHLTAPAPEGEGAQRAMRMALADAGLPAEDIDHINTHGTSTPAGDMAEIQGIARVFGGHGPHLAINSTKSMTGHLLGAAGAIECLAAALALRHGVVPPTINLDNPDPELVLPIVTRARTMPLRHAISNTFGFGGHNASLLLSRWTA
- a CDS encoding acyl carrier protein, which produces MSQHFDKVKSIILDVLDLDDASKVTMEASFDNDLGADSIAKFELIDMLEKEYDLEITDETAQSLTTVGAVCAFLDKQVG